A segment of the Synechococcus sp. CBW1002 genome:
TGCTGGTGTCGATGAGCGGCAAGCGGATCAAGGGCAACCTCGCTGCCTACGGCGCCAGCAAGTTCGCCCTGCTGGGCCTCTGTCAGGCAATGCGCAACGAAGGCTGGGACGCCGGAATCCGGGTCACTGCCCTCTGCCCAAGCTGGGTGAACACCGAGATGGCGGCAGGCGTCAAGACGCTCACGCCCGACGCGATGACCCAGCCGGAGAGTCTTGCCGCCACAGTCGCCCACCTGCTTGATCTGCCCCCGGCTGCAGTGCCGTTCGATTACGCGGTGAGCTGCCAGCTAGAGAGCTGAACTGCGGGGCTGCAGACGGCGGCGCTCCCAGCCCTTCACCAGTCGGTAGATCACCGGCACCACGAACAGGGTCAGCACTGTGGCCACCAGCAGGCCAAAGAACACCACGGTGCCAATGCTGATGCGACTGGCTGAGCCGGCACCACTGGCAAACAGCAACGGCAGAAATCCTGCCAGCGAGGAGATCGCCGTGAGCAGGATCGGTCGCACCCTTGCCAGGGCGGCGCCGTGGATCGCCGCCTGCAGGTCCATTCCTTCAGCCAGCCGTTGGTTGGCGAACTCCACGATAAGAATGCCGTTCTTCGCGGCCAGGCTGACCAGCACCAGCAGGCCCATCTGGCCATAGACATCCAGCGGCAGGCCTCGCAGGGCCAGGCCCAGCACCGCCCCCAGCAAAGCCAGAGGCACGGTGATCAGGATGATGAACGGGTCGGCGAAGTTCTCGTACAGGCCGGCTAACACCAGCACCATCACCACCACCCCCAGGGCGAACACCCGCAGATTTCCTCCGCCTGCCTTGCGCTCCTCCCGTGCCAGTCCAGCCCATTCGAGATCGGTGCTGTTGCCCTGGCTCTTGCCCAGCCTCTCCAGTTCTGCCATCGCCTGGCCCGTGCTCACCCCCGCCTTGGGCAGGGCGCGAATCGAGATGGCACGCGCCAGACGGCTGTGGTTGATCGTGGTGGGTCCGGTGTCCTGTTCGACCCTCACCAGCTGGGCCAGGGGGATAAGCCGTCCGTCGCGGTTGCGCACGCGCAGGGAGAGCACATCGGTCTGATCGCGGCGATGACGACCATCGAGCTGCACAATCACCCGGCGCACCTCGTCGCTCTCGAAGCTGTCGTTGACGTATTCACTGCCGAAGCTGGCACCGAGCGTGTCCACCACATCGGACAACTTCACCCCCAACGACGCCATCTGCAGCCGGTCGGGCACCAGCAGCAAGCGGGGCGAATCGGCGGTGAACCGGGTCGACACCCTCTCGAACAGCCCACTGGCCTGAGCTTCGGCAATGAAGGCCTCAGCCTGCCGCTGGAAATCGCTCAGGCTCAGCTGCCCGCCACTGGTATCGAGCAGTTCCAGCTCCAGGCCGCCCTCGCTGCTGAACCCCCGCACCGTGGGGGCCTCGCTGAGTTGCACCAGACCGTTGCGCACCTGTCCGCGCAGAGCTGCATTAAGACGTTTCACCACGGCGGCGCTGCTCTGATCCGCGGAGCGCCGCTCCTCGATCGGTCGCAGCCGCAGGAACACACTGCCCTTGTTCGGACTGCTGTCTCCGAAGGAGCGACCGGCATAGAAATTCCCGCTGGCCACCAGCGGTTCCGCGGCGATCACCTGACGCACCTGCTCCATCACCTGCTGGGTCTGGGGCAGGGCGGCGCCATCGGGCAGCACCACCGCAGCACGCAACTGGCCGCCATCTTCCTGGGGGATGAAGGCCGTAGGCCGCTGCTGCAGGGCCCACCCGGTGCAGAGCAGACCAACCAGCAGAACGGCCAGCACCGCCCGGGGACTGGCCATGACCCGATCCAGCCAGCGGCCGTAGGGAGCTTCCAGCGCCTCGAGCCAGCGCTGGGGAGGGGTGATCCAGCGGGCCAGCCAGGCGGGCTCACGCCGCTCGGCGTGAAGCAGCCGGCTGGCGGCCACTGGGGTGAAGGTGAGGGCGTTGAAGGTGGAGAACACGATCGCCGCGCTGATCGCAATGGCGATCGGGGCATAGAGGCGACCCAGGCTTCCCGACAGGGTGAGGATCGGCAGGAACACCACCACCAGCACGAGCGAGGTGGCGATTACGGCCCCACCCAGTTCGTGCATGGCTTCGCGGGCCGCCTGCATCGGCGGGGTGCCGTTCTCGAGCCGTCGGCCGATGTCCTCACTCACCACAATGGCGTCGTCCACCACCAGGCCGGTGGCCAGCACCATGCCGAACAGGCTGAGGGTATTGATCGAGGTGCCGGTTGCCAGCAGCACGCTGAGGGATCCCACCAGGGCCACCGGCACCGCTGCGGCAGTGATCAGAGCCAGGCGGCTGTTGCCCAGGCCGAGCATCAGCACCAGGAAGACCAGCAGCACGGCATCCCGCAGGCTGACCACCGTCTGGTCGATGCTGGCCCGCACGTTGTCGGCTTCATCCACGATCAGCTGCAGCTCCACCCCGGGAGGAAAGCGCGGCCGCAATTCATCGAGAGCGGCATTCACCGCTCGACTCACCTCCATGGCATTGCTGCCGTCGCGCTGAAACACCCCGATCGCCACCACGGCATCGCCGGCCAGGTTGGTGGCGATCGTGTCGTACGACTCACTGCCAAGCTCCACCCGCCCCACCTCGCGCAACTGGGTGATGCCGCCGTTGCCACTGCGTGCCACCACCAGTTGCTCCAACTCGGCGACACTGCGCAGCCGGCCCTCCATGCGCAGAGGCAGGGTGACAAGCTGATCGGCGGGCGATGGTGCTTCTCCGACCTGACCCAGCGTGGCGAGCACGTTCTGGTCTTCGAGAGCGTCGCTGATGTCCTTGATCGTGAGGTTGCGCTCCTCCAGGGCCGCAGGGTCGAGCCAGAGCCGGAAGGCCAGGGAGCTGCCACCGAACAGGGCCACCTCCCCCACGCCGTTCACCCGATGCAGGCGGTCGCGCACCGTCTGCTCCACCCAGCCACTCAGAAACGCGTCGTCGTACTGGCTGCGGTCGGCACTGAAGCTCAGCACCATCAGCAGATCATCGGAGCTGCGGCGCACCTGAACGCCAAGACGCACCACCTGGGCCGGCAACTGCCGCGCCACCACCGTGGCTTCATTCTGAGTGTTGATCTGGTTGATCTCCGGATCACCACCCTCGAACGAGAGAGTGATCAGGCTGCCGTTGGAGGAACTCACCGAGCGGATCGCATCGAGTCGCTCCAGGCCGTTGAGCTGCTTCTCCAGCAGGCTGGTGACCCCCTGTTCCACCACCTCGGGGCCCGCACCGGGATAACTGGCCCTCACGGACACCCGACCCGGCGCGATCGGAGGCAGATTTTCAACCGGCAGGCCCGCCAGGCTGACGAAGCCGATCAGCAGCACCAACAGGCTGCAGACCAGGGTGAGCACCGGGCGGCGCAGGAAGGGATCGGAGACCGACTTCAAGACGGCAGCAGCTCAGGAGGGAAACTCAAGGAAGAGTCAGCAGCGACCGCCTAACGGAGGAGTGGCTGTTGACGCTGAGATCCTGCTGGAAAGGGCCGTTCAGCGCGAGGGCGGGGAGGTTGGGATGCGGAAACTCAGCCGATGTCGCGCTTCAGAACGACATAGAGGTAATCGGGCGACTTGTAGCGGCTGGGCAGACAGGTATGCAATTGCTCGAGGCGACTCCAGCAGACGGTGCGTTTGATCATTTCAATCGCCTTGCCCTCCTTGAGCAGCAGGCGCATGGCCTTGCAATAGAGGGAATAATTGGCTTCCAGCTCCCCGATGGTGAGAGTCTGAGACACTCCTGTGAGGGGCTTGACGCTGGTCATAGGCCTCCGTGCAACCCAGAGGGTTGAGTGCGGTCATCGACCACCCTACGGGTTGATCGTGGCACCGGGGCGCTTCGGCAACAGTCGCTACCGAGGCCACGGGACAATCGCAACACACGAGGGCGCCCTCCCATCAGGGCACCGAGGCCGTGACTGGCGTCCTGTGCTCGAGCACCGCCAGCTCGGTCTCACCGATGCGGCCCACAGCCCGCAGGGCCGCGGTGATGCGATCGATGTCCAGCACGGCATGGCAACGGACTCCAGCCGCATCAAGCCGCTCGCGGGCGCTGGAATCGGCGACACCGCCGTGGTCGATGAACACGACAACGTCGTCAACGATCAGACCCGAACTTTCAAGCTTGCCGATGCCTTCCAGCACACTACGGCCGGTGATCAGAATGTCGTCGACCACCAGCACACGATCACCGGGATCGAAATCCCCCTCGATCAAGCGGCGAGCTCCGTGGGCCTTCACTTCCTTGCGGGGATAAATCAGTGGTTTGTGCAGCTGCAGCGACAACCCAGTGGCCGTGGGCAGAGATCCATAGGGAATGCCGGCGATGCGATCAAACGGCAGCCCCTCGATGACCTCGGCATAGGCATGCAGAACCCGGTGAAAGAGATTGGGATCAGAGATGATCTGACGCAGGTCGATGTAGTAATTGAACACGGCCCCCGAAGCCTGCACGTACTCACCGAACAGCAGGCAACCGATATCAAAGAGATCCACGATCAACTCCTCCATCGGATCCACGGCCGCCTCGGGCTGCGGTAACCACAGCTGGCAGGAGCCATCACCGCCGATCGGTCGGGCTTCAAGGCAACGCAACCGCTGTTCCTCGATGCGGAGCTTGAGCTGCTCGGCCCGCGGGCCGATGTCGTCTTCCACCAGCAGGTTCTGGGGCAGCGGCAGCAGCAGGCCATCGGCCGCGGCGGTGAGGCCGGCCTGCAGCAGTGCCTCCAGGCGCTCCTCCTCCCCCCAGAGGCTGCGCAGGATCAGAAACCGCTCCGGCGCCTCCTGGCGCACCCGCGCCAGGATCTCCGGATCACTGGTGCCCACCTCCAGCAGCAACTGCTCCGGCGTCGCCCAGAGTTGGCACTCGCGCACGATGCGCAGATAGAGCGGATTGGTCTCGTCGGGATAGTGCTGCAGCACCCGCGCGGCGGCGTTGGAGCTGTGGCAGGTCACCACCACCGCCCGGGAGGGATGCAGCAGAAACGGGGCGGCGATGTCCTGACCGGCCAGGGGGGAGAGGGTCACGGCGTCGGCCCCCAGATCGCGGAACAGGTAATGCGCCAGGGCCGAGGAGGTGTTGAGATCGCCGTGCTTGGCGTCGATGATCAAGGGGATGCTGAGCGGCACGAGCTCACGCACCTCGCGCAGCAGCTCCAGGCCGATCGGACCGAGCGCCTGGTAGAAGCCGAGGCTGGGCTTGTAGGCGCAGACATGGGTGGAGGTGGCCTCGACCACCTCCTTGATCCAGTAGCGGGCCTGACTGAGGAAGGAGCGGCCCGCCATGCCACGGCGCTGCACCCAGTTCTGCAACATCTCCGGGTTGGGGTCCAGCCCGGTCACCAGCAGCGACTGGTTCTCGGCGATGGCTTCGGTGAGGGAAACGAAAAAGCCCACGCGCGGGGGGCGGCATGGATGGGTGCTAAGCCGGCCGCTCTGCAGCAGACACCTGCGTGACACAGGACTTATTGATCCGCACCTGGATGGCCCGGATCATCCAGCGGCAATCGCGTGGGCCAGAGGGGTCGCCAGACGCCACGGCAGGGTCTCGCCGGCATGGAAGGGCACCAGCTCGATCGCCCGGCCCGCCGCGTCATTGCGGTGGAGCTGCGCCGGAATCGGCTGGGGCACCCGCTCCAGAGTGATCGTGCCCTCGTTGAGGGGTAGGCCGTAGAAGCGGGGACCGAACACCGAGGCAAAGGCCTCGAACCGATCGAGCGCCTTCTCCTGATCAAACACCTGGGCGTAGCTCTCCAGGGCCCAGGGTGCGTTGAAGATGCCGGCGCAGCCGCAGGACGTTTCCTTGGCGGCGCGACCGTGGGGCGCCGAATCGGTTCCCAGGAAAAAGCGGGGGTCACCGGAGACGGCCGCGGCCCGCAGGGCGAGGCGATGGAGCTCCCGTTTGGCCACCGGCAGGCAGTAGAAATCCGGCCGCAGGCCACCGCTGAACATGGCGTTGCGGTTGATGTGCAGATGGTGCGGTGTGATCGTGGCCGCCAGATTGGCGGGCGTCCCGCGCACGAAATCCACCGCATCCGCGGTGGTGATGTGTTCCAGCACCACCTTCAGAGCGGGATGGCGCTGCAACAGCGGCTGCAGATGGCGCTCGATGAAGACCGCCTCGCGATCAAAGATGTCGATCGAGGCCTCGGTGACCTCGCCATGGATCAGCAGGGGCATGCCGATCCGCTCCATGGTCTCCAGCACCGGCGCGATCGCCGCGGGATCGGTGACTCCCGCCGCCGAATTCGTGGTGGCGTGGGCCGGATAGAGCTTGCAGGCCGTGAACACACCGTCGGCGAAGCCGGCCGCAATCTCTGCCGGATCGATCGTGTCGGTGAGGTAGGCGGTGAGCAGCGGCGTGAACGTGCATCCATCCGGAAGGGCCGCCTGGATGCGTTCGCGGTAGGCCCGGGCCGCCGCCACCGTGGTGATCGGCGGCCGCAGGTTGGGCATCACGATCGCCCGGGCGAACTGCCGCGCCGTGTCGGACACCACGGCCTGCAACATGGCGCCGTCGCGCAGATGCACATGCCAGTCGTCGGGCTGACGGATCGTGAGGCGCTCGACAGCCATGGGCAACGGCAGAACAGGGACAAGCCAGGATTGACCCTAGGCAGCGGCCACCGCCCTGCCCGATCCAGGCGGCTGAAACACCCCCGGGCCGCCACATTGGAGCCAGCGGCACCGGCAAGGTGACCTACCGGGAGGCGAACGCCCTGATCACGGCCCTGCGGCGCCCAGCGGCCTACGACCATCCCGTGGGCCGGATCGTCCTGCTGGAGACCCACATCTCCTGGGTGCTGCTCAGCGGGCCGTACGCCTACAAGGTCAAGAAACCGGTGAGCTTCGGCTTCGTCGATTTCTCCACCCTGGAGCTCCGCCGCCAGTTCTGCGCCGAGGAGCTTCGGCTCAACCAACGGCTCGCGCCCGATCTCTACCTGGACGTGGTGCCGATTCTCGGCCCGGTGGGGCAGGCCCGCTTCGGCCCGCCCGAGGCCCTGATGGGGCCAAGCGACGCTCCCCTCGAAGACGAGCTCGACGCGATGATCGATGTGGCCGTGCGGATGCGCCAGTTCGATCAGGACGACCTGCTGCCGGCCGCCCTGAAACGGGGTGCCATCAATGGCGGGATGATCGATCGGCTGGCCCACGATCTGGCCTGCTTTCAGGCCCGGGCCGCCATCGCCGCTCCGTCAGGCCCCTACGGCAGCTTCGAGGCGGTGGTGGCGCCGGCGGACGCCAACATCGCGGCGCTGATGGCGGTGGAGGTCCTGATCCCCCGATTGCGGCCCCTGCAGGACTGGAGCCGCACCACCCTGGCCGCCCTGGCGCCGCTGCTGCCCGCCCGCCGCCAGGCGGAGCGGATCCGTGAAGGCCACGGCGATCTGCACCTCGGCAACATGGCCCTGCTGGGCGGGCGGATCACCGTGTTCGACGCCCTCGAGTTCAACCCTGCCCTGCGTTGGATCGACGTGATCAGCGATCTGGCCTTCCTGGTGATGGATCTGCACCAGAGCGGCCATGCGGGCCTGGGCTGGCGGCTGCTCAACCGCTGGCTGGAGAGCAGCGGCGACTACGAAGGCCTGCGGCTCTGGCGCTGGTATGAGGCCTACCGCGCCCTGGTGCGGGCCAAGGTGGCGGTGCTGCGCGCCACGCAGCAGGGCCTGCCCCCCCTTGGAGACCCGTCCACAGCGGCCAGCGTGGAGCGCTATCTGGCGTTGGCGGAGGGATTGATGCGGCCGACTCCGCAGGCACTGGTGCTCACCCACGGGGTGTCGGGATCCGGCAAATCCCACCACAGCCTGCAGGTCTGCGAACGGCTGGGGGCGATCCGCATCCGTTCCGACGTGGAACGCAAGCGGCTGGCGGGCCTGTGGGGAGAGCCCCGCCAGCGGCACCCCCAGGCCAGCGGCCCCCTGTACGGAGCCGCCATGTCTGACCTGCTGTTCGAGCAGCGCCTGCCACAGCTGGCCGAAGCGGTGCTGGCTGGTGGGTTCACACCGATCGTGGATGCCACCTTCCTGCGGCGACGTCAGCGGCAGGCCTGGGCGGAGCGGGCGCGGCGCTGGGGCGTGCCCCTGGTGATCCTGGAGTTCAGCGCCCCTGCCGAGCTGGTGCTGCAACGGATCGCCGAGCGAGGCCGCCGGGGGGACGATCCCTCCGACGCCGACGCGGCGGTGGTACGGCAGCAGTGGCACACGCTCGAACCGCTGGATTCCGGGGAGAGGTCCCAGGCTGTGCAGGTCGATGCAACGGCCGACCCGGAATGCACCACCGCCGCCTTGAGGCAACGCCTCAGGGTCTGAAGCGACCGGCAGCGCCTCCGGACATCACGCCGGCGGGCATCACGCCTCAGGCCAGCCCAGTTCAGGCCAGCACCGCGATGCAATCGATCTCCACCCGCGCGTCCTTGGGCAGGGCCGCAACTTGCACGCAGGCCCGCGCCGGGGAGATGCCGGCGCCGAACACCTCGGCGTAGAGGGCGTTGACGCGGGCGAAATCCCCCAGATCCACCAGGAAGACCGTGGTGCGCACCACCTGCTGGGGCGTGCAGCCGGCGGCGGCCAGCACCGCCTGCAGGTTGGCCAGCACCTGCCGGGTCTCGGCTTCCACGTCGCCGTCACCCACCATGGCGCCGGTGGCCGGATCGAGGGCGATCTGGCCGGAGCAATAGAGCACACCGCCCGCCTTCACAGCCTGGTTGTAGGGACCCACCGGGGCCGGTGCGTCGCTGGTGATCACGGCTTCCAGCTGCGGGGCACCACTGGGGGAGGACGCGCTCATGGCCCGGGGACCGTTGGGAGAAGATGACGGCTGAGACTATGGCCCTTCCCGGCCCCGGCCCCATCGCCAGCGACCTCGACTCCCTGATGCCTCCCGATCTGCCGCGGCGCCAGCACGTGCGGATCGAGGGGCTCTGGCACCGCTATCCCGGCACCGACCCCGAAGCCTGGACCCTGCGAGGCATCGATCTCAGCCTGGCCCAGGGTGAGCTGGTGGGCCTGCTGGGCCCCTCCGGCTGCGGCAAGACCACCCTGCTGCGGCTGATCGCCGGCTTCGAGCACCCCAGCCGCGGCAGCGTGGCGATCGACGGCCGGGTGGTGGCGGGGCCGAACCGCTGGCTGGAACCGGAGCGCCGTGGCGTCGGCATGGTGTTCCAGGACTATGCCCTGTTCCCCCATCTCGATGCCTGGCGTAATGCCTGCTTCGGCTTGCGGCGCGGCCAGGACAGCAGCCGAGCGGCCTGGCTGCTGGAACTGCTCGGGCTCAAGGGGCTGGAGGAGCGGTATCCCCACGAGCTCTCGGGAGGCCAGCGCCAGCGCCTGGCCCTGGCCCGTGCCCTGGCGCCAGGGCCCTCAGTGGTGCTGCTGGACGAACCCTTCTCCAACCTGGACGTGGAGGTGCGCCTGCGGCTGCGCAGCGAACTGCCGGCGGTGCTCAGCCGCTGCGGCGCCAGTGGCCTGATCGTGACCCACGACCCGGAAGAGGCCCTGGCGATCTGTGATCGGGTGGCGGTGCTGCGCAACGGCAACCTCGATCAGTGCGCCAGCCCGCGGGATCTGGTGCAGCGGCCTGCCACACCCTTCGTGGGCCGCTTTGTGCTGCAGGGCAACCTGGTGCCGGCCCGGCGGCAGGGCGACCATCTCGACACGGCCCTGGGCCGGCTGGCTCCCCTCGACGGCCAGCATCTCCAGCCCTCCCAGGGCGAGGTGCTCGAAGCCCTGATCAGCCCGGAGGCGATCAGCCTCGAAGCCGATGGGGAGGGTGACGCCTGGGTGATGGGCCGCGAGTTCCTGGGCCGCGACTGGCTGTATCAGGTGCAGCAGGGCTCGGGTGCGGCGGCGGTGCAGCTGCGGCTGCGGCTGCCCCTGGAGCAGGAACATCCCCGCGGGCAACGCTGCCGCCTGCGCCTGCGCCGCGGTGAAGCGGCCCTGTTGTTCCCGGAGCGGCAGGCACTGGTGGCGCTCTGAGCAGCGCCTGCCAGCCCCCTCAGCCGCGCCAGTGATCCTTGCGGCCGCGGCGCTCGCCCAGCTGCTCGGCCGTGGTGGCCCGAACCATCAGGTTGGTGGCCCGCTCCAGCGCGATCGTGCTGGGAATGGTGGGGATCCCGTGGCGGCGGTCGTTCTGCACCTGGGCGAGCCGGGCGGCGATCGCCGCATCGCCGGGCTGCTCGGCCGCGGCCCAGCGCAGGTTGTCTTCGGTGTATTCGTGGGCGCACCAGACCCGGGTGGCGGCAGGCAGGGCCGCCAGGCTCTGGAGGGAGGCATGCATCTGGGCTGGTGTGCCCTCGAACAGTCGCCCGCAGCCGCCGGCAAACAGGGTGTCACCGCAGAACAGGTGGCCGCCGACCGGATCGCCCTGCTCTTCCTTCGGCAGGTGAAAGGCGAGATGGCAGCGGGTGTGACCGGGAACCTCCAGCACCTGAACCGTTGTTCCCAGCAGCTCGAAGCGGTCGCCACCGCGCACGCCGCGGGTCTGGAAGGGAATCCGGGACCGATCCGCGGCGGAAGCAATCACGGCCGCCTGCGGCCAGCGCCGCAGCAACGCCGGTGTGCCTCCGATGTGATCGCTGTGATGGTGGGTCTGGAGCACCGCCACCAGCTCCAGCCCCTGGCCCTCCAGGGCGGCAATCACCGGCTCGGCCACGGCCGGATCCACCACCACCGCCTCGTTGCCACGGCGCAGCAGAAACACGTAGTTGTCCTGCAGCACCGGCAGCAGCGAAACCTCCAGAGCAGGCGCTGGAAGGCGCGGTGGGGTCTCCAGTCCCGGCGTGGTCGGTCCCATCGTTAAAGTCCGGCTGCGGCTCGGTCCCATGATCACCGCTGCATGATCTGCGCCGCAGCGCTGGCTGCGCGCCCCCCGCCGAGCCCGCCATGATCACCGTCGCCCTGGCCAAAGGAGCTCTGCTCAAGCATTCGGTGCGGCGCTTCGCAGCGGCCGGTCTCGATTTTTCGTCGTTGCTCGATCCCGACAACCGCCAGCTGATGGTGGCGAGCAGCTGTTGCCGCGCCCGCGCCCTGTTGGTGCGCAATGGCGATGTGCCGGTGTATGTGGCCTACGGCCAGGCCCAGCTGGGTGTGGTGGGGTACGACGTGCTGCGCGAGCACCAACTGCCGGTGGCCCAGCTGGTGGATCTCGGCTTCGGCGGCTGCCGCATGGCAGTGGCGGTCAAAGCCGCGAGCGGCTACACCCGGGCGGCGGATCTGCCGGCCCACTGCCGCATCGCCAGCAAGTTCACCCGGTGCGCGGAAGACTTCTTCGCAGCCCTGGATCTGCCGGTGGAGGTGATCCACCTCACCGGATCGGTGGAGCTGGGGCCGATCACCGGAATCTCCGAGGCGATCGTCGATCTGGTGGCCACCGGCCGCACCCTGCAGGACAACGGTCTGGTGGCGATCGAAGATCTGTTCCACAGCACCGCCCGTCTGATCGGCCATCCCCTCGCCCTGCGGCTTGATGGCGGCGAGCTCCAGACCCTGATCGACCGGATCGCCAGCGTGGGACAACCCGCCAGCCGGTCGCC
Coding sequences within it:
- a CDS encoding efflux RND transporter permease subunit; this encodes MKSVSDPFLRRPVLTLVCSLLVLLIGFVSLAGLPVENLPPIAPGRVSVRASYPGAGPEVVEQGVTSLLEKQLNGLERLDAIRSVSSSNGSLITLSFEGGDPEINQINTQNEATVVARQLPAQVVRLGVQVRRSSDDLLMVLSFSADRSQYDDAFLSGWVEQTVRDRLHRVNGVGEVALFGGSSLAFRLWLDPAALEERNLTIKDISDALEDQNVLATLGQVGEAPSPADQLVTLPLRMEGRLRSVAELEQLVVARSGNGGITQLREVGRVELGSESYDTIATNLAGDAVVAIGVFQRDGSNAMEVSRAVNAALDELRPRFPPGVELQLIVDEADNVRASIDQTVVSLRDAVLLVFLVLMLGLGNSRLALITAAAVPVALVGSLSVLLATGTSINTLSLFGMVLATGLVVDDAIVVSEDIGRRLENGTPPMQAAREAMHELGGAVIATSLVLVVVFLPILTLSGSLGRLYAPIAIAISAAIVFSTFNALTFTPVAASRLLHAERREPAWLARWITPPQRWLEALEAPYGRWLDRVMASPRAVLAVLLVGLLCTGWALQQRPTAFIPQEDGGQLRAAVVLPDGAALPQTQQVMEQVRQVIAAEPLVASGNFYAGRSFGDSSPNKGSVFLRLRPIEERRSADQSSAAVVKRLNAALRGQVRNGLVQLSEAPTVRGFSSEGGLELELLDTSGGQLSLSDFQRQAEAFIAEAQASGLFERVSTRFTADSPRLLLVPDRLQMASLGVKLSDVVDTLGASFGSEYVNDSFESDEVRRVIVQLDGRHRRDQTDVLSLRVRNRDGRLIPLAQLVRVEQDTGPTTINHSRLARAISIRALPKAGVSTGQAMAELERLGKSQGNSTDLEWAGLAREERKAGGGNLRVFALGVVVMVLVLAGLYENFADPFIILITVPLALLGAVLGLALRGLPLDVYGQMGLLVLVSLAAKNGILIVEFANQRLAEGMDLQAAIHGAALARVRPILLTAISSLAGFLPLLFASGAGSASRISIGTVVFFGLLVATVLTLFVVPVIYRLVKGWERRRLQPRSSAL
- a CDS encoding DUF3136 domain-containing protein produces the protein MTSVKPLTGVSQTLTIGELEANYSLYCKAMRLLLKEGKAIEMIKRTVCWSRLEQLHTCLPSRYKSPDYLYVVLKRDIG
- a CDS encoding bifunctional orotidine-5'-phosphate decarboxylase/orotate phosphoribosyltransferase, which codes for MGFFVSLTEAIAENQSLLVTGLDPNPEMLQNWVQRRGMAGRSFLSQARYWIKEVVEATSTHVCAYKPSLGFYQALGPIGLELLREVRELVPLSIPLIIDAKHGDLNTSSALAHYLFRDLGADAVTLSPLAGQDIAAPFLLHPSRAVVVTCHSSNAAARVLQHYPDETNPLYLRIVRECQLWATPEQLLLEVGTSDPEILARVRQEAPERFLILRSLWGEEERLEALLQAGLTAAADGLLLPLPQNLLVEDDIGPRAEQLKLRIEEQRLRCLEARPIGGDGSCQLWLPQPEAAVDPMEELIVDLFDIGCLLFGEYVQASGAVFNYYIDLRQIISDPNLFHRVLHAYAEVIEGLPFDRIAGIPYGSLPTATGLSLQLHKPLIYPRKEVKAHGARRLIEGDFDPGDRVLVVDDILITGRSVLEGIGKLESSGLIVDDVVVFIDHGGVADSSARERLDAAGVRCHAVLDIDRITAALRAVGRIGETELAVLEHRTPVTASVP
- the pyrC gene encoding dihydroorotase; amino-acid sequence: MAVERLTIRQPDDWHVHLRDGAMLQAVVSDTARQFARAIVMPNLRPPITTVAAARAYRERIQAALPDGCTFTPLLTAYLTDTIDPAEIAAGFADGVFTACKLYPAHATTNSAAGVTDPAAIAPVLETMERIGMPLLIHGEVTEASIDIFDREAVFIERHLQPLLQRHPALKVVLEHITTADAVDFVRGTPANLAATITPHHLHINRNAMFSGGLRPDFYCLPVAKRELHRLALRAAAVSGDPRFFLGTDSAPHGRAAKETSCGCAGIFNAPWALESYAQVFDQEKALDRFEAFASVFGPRFYGLPLNEGTITLERVPQPIPAQLHRNDAAGRAIELVPFHAGETLPWRLATPLAHAIAAG
- a CDS encoding bifunctional aminoglycoside phosphotransferase/ATP-binding protein, which codes for MTYREANALITALRRPAAYDHPVGRIVLLETHISWVLLSGPYAYKVKKPVSFGFVDFSTLELRRQFCAEELRLNQRLAPDLYLDVVPILGPVGQARFGPPEALMGPSDAPLEDELDAMIDVAVRMRQFDQDDLLPAALKRGAINGGMIDRLAHDLACFQARAAIAAPSGPYGSFEAVVAPADANIAALMAVEVLIPRLRPLQDWSRTTLAALAPLLPARRQAERIREGHGDLHLGNMALLGGRITVFDALEFNPALRWIDVISDLAFLVMDLHQSGHAGLGWRLLNRWLESSGDYEGLRLWRWYEAYRALVRAKVAVLRATQQGLPPLGDPSTAASVERYLALAEGLMRPTPQALVLTHGVSGSGKSHHSLQVCERLGAIRIRSDVERKRLAGLWGEPRQRHPQASGPLYGAAMSDLLFEQRLPQLAEAVLAGGFTPIVDATFLRRRQRQAWAERARRWGVPLVILEFSAPAELVLQRIAERGRRGDDPSDADAAVVRQQWHTLEPLDSGERSQAVQVDATADPECTTAALRQRLRV
- a CDS encoding Rid family detoxifying hydrolase; protein product: MSASSPSGAPQLEAVITSDAPAPVGPYNQAVKAGGVLYCSGQIALDPATGAMVGDGDVEAETRQVLANLQAVLAAAGCTPQQVVRTTVFLVDLGDFARVNALYAEVFGAGISPARACVQVAALPKDARVEIDCIAVLA
- a CDS encoding ABC transporter ATP-binding protein, with translation MPPDLPRRQHVRIEGLWHRYPGTDPEAWTLRGIDLSLAQGELVGLLGPSGCGKTTLLRLIAGFEHPSRGSVAIDGRVVAGPNRWLEPERRGVGMVFQDYALFPHLDAWRNACFGLRRGQDSSRAAWLLELLGLKGLEERYPHELSGGQRQRLALARALAPGPSVVLLDEPFSNLDVEVRLRLRSELPAVLSRCGASGLIVTHDPEEALAICDRVAVLRNGNLDQCASPRDLVQRPATPFVGRFVLQGNLVPARRQGDHLDTALGRLAPLDGQHLQPSQGEVLEALISPEAISLEADGEGDAWVMGREFLGRDWLYQVQQGSGAAAVQLRLRLPLEQEHPRGQRCRLRLRRGEAALLFPERQALVAL
- the gloB gene encoding hydroxyacylglutathione hydrolase, translated to MGPTTPGLETPPRLPAPALEVSLLPVLQDNYVFLLRRGNEAVVVDPAVAEPVIAALEGQGLELVAVLQTHHHSDHIGGTPALLRRWPQAAVIASAADRSRIPFQTRGVRGGDRFELLGTTVQVLEVPGHTRCHLAFHLPKEEQGDPVGGHLFCGDTLFAGGCGRLFEGTPAQMHASLQSLAALPAATRVWCAHEYTEDNLRWAAAEQPGDAAIAARLAQVQNDRRHGIPTIPSTIALERATNLMVRATTAEQLGERRGRKDHWRG
- the hisG gene encoding ATP phosphoribosyltransferase produces the protein MITVALAKGALLKHSVRRFAAAGLDFSSLLDPDNRQLMVASSCCRARALLVRNGDVPVYVAYGQAQLGVVGYDVLREHQLPVAQLVDLGFGGCRMAVAVKAASGYTRAADLPAHCRIASKFTRCAEDFFAALDLPVEVIHLTGSVELGPITGISEAIVDLVATGRTLQDNGLVAIEDLFHSTARLIGHPLALRLDGGELQTLIDRIASVGQPASRSPQPALAQAG